GATGATTTTAGTTCAATTCGGCGTGGACCCTATTCGGTAGATGTAGGTGCCCATACCGAATATCATTATTTGCACGAAGCAGCACCAAGGTCTCAATGGGCTGTCTCTACTTTTACTTGGGATTCTGATTTTAAACGTGCATGGCATGTTCGTCAGGAAGGAAACGATCGTCAAATGATTCAAGTAATGACAAATGATGAAAAAAGGCATACGCATCCCATGGTGGTTGCAGGTGAGCAGGACTGGGCAGATTATTTTGTCAATTTACAATTCACACCTCAATCGAAAGAATTACAATCCGGATTGACTTTTCGTTATCGCAATGACCGAAATTATTACTTCGCAGGTGTAAAAGGTGATTCGCTAATACTTAAGATGGTGGATGATGCCACTGGCTTTCATCAGCCGTATGAAGAAATTTTGGCCTCAGCTTTATTGGTATGGAATCCAGAGGAATTGTTGACTCTGAATGTAAAAGTAGAGGGAAGTAATATATCATGCAGTATCAAAGATGTAACTATTGACGCCGTGGATGAAACCTATCCTAACGGGAAAATTGGTCTGTTGGCGGATATACCTACCAAATTTCACCAAATAGAAGTCAAAACATCGGCTGATGAATTATTAAAGCTGAAAACTTCGAGGGAAGAATATGCACTTGAACTTGAAGGCATAAAAGAATCTGTACCTGAAATGAAAGTCTGGAAAAAAATCAACACAACAGGATTTGGTGTCGGTCGAAATTTGAGGTTTGGCGATCTTAATAATGATGGGACACTTGATGTTTTGATTGGTCAAGTAGTTAATCATGGACCTCAGGATAAAAACTCTGAATTAAGCTGTATGACAGCGATGACTTTTGATGGTGAAATACTGTGGCAAACAGGAACCCCAGACCCATGGAAAGTCAACCTTACAAGTGATGTTGCTTTCCAAATTCATGACTTGGATAATGACGGAAAGTCTGAGGTTATATATACCATGAACAGGGAATTGATTGTAGCTGACGGAGCCACTGGAAAGATTAAATATAAAAGAACAACACCCATGGTTACCGATCAGGAAATTATTAGTCCTGAGACGCATAATATGTATGGAAATATCTTAGGCGACTGTCTTTATTTCTGTGATTTCAGAGGAAAGGGCTATGATAGTGATATAATTATAAAGGATAGATATGAGCGGGTTTGGGCCATGGATGATCAATTAAATATTCTTTGGTACAGTAAACTTAACACTGGCCACTATCCGTTTGCTTATGATGTAGATGAGGATGGTAAGGACGAGCTCTTGATAGGGTATTCCCTACTAGATGATGATGGTAAAACCATGTGGACACTTGAAGATAAATTAGATGACCATGCCGATGGGGTTGCTGTGGTAAAATATACGGAAGATTCTGAGCCAATTGTTATGTGTGCGGCCAGCGATGAAGGATTGTTCTTTGCTAACCTTAAAGGAGAGATTACCAAGCATCATTACATAGGTCATGGGCAAAACCCTGCAATAGCCAATTTTAGAGATGACCTTCCTGGATTGGAGACCATATCCATGAATTTTTGGGGGAATCAAGGTATAATACATTTTTATGATGCAAATGGAGATATTTATCATGATTTTGAACCCAATCAATATGGCAGTATGCTGCTGCCAGTCAATTGGACAGGGAAATCTGAGGAGTTCTTCGTTGTGAACCCAAATGTTGATGAAGGAGGCGTATTCGATGGTTGGGGCAGGAAAGTTTTAGATTTTCCAGATGACGGCCATCCTGATATGTGCAATGCCGTATTGGACATTACGGGAGACGGCAGAGATGAAATTGTAGTTTGGGATCCAAATGCTATATGGATCTATACCCAAGTGGATAATTTATCTCAAGAGAAAATTTATCATCCGATTCGAAATCCTCTTTACAATTACTCCAACTATCAAACCACTGTTTCACTACCCAATTGGAAGGAGGCTGAAATAAAACCTAAAAAATAACGGATATTAAAACTCTTGTACTTTAGTCACTAACATTAAAAAAAATGCCTCTCATGAGGTGTTTTTTTGCTAATGGTTATAATACCAAGCCGCATCTGTATTGATTTCATCATTTACTTCTAAATAGTAATATGAAACAGATTGTATGCGTTTCGTTTTCTTTGAAAAACTCCCTTTTGATGACGTTTGGCATTTCATTACCAAAAATATCTCGACGGGATTTTAGCCTAAAAATCCATAGTTTTAAGGATTAAATATTCAAACCCAACATGAAAACAAACTTCCTTTTAGCCCTTCTTTGCCTTTCATTTTTCTCATTCTCGCCTAAAACTATAAAATGGGTGGCTATAGGTGATTCTATTACTTACTTAAACGACCATTTAGACGAAACGGGTAATAGAGTAAGCGAGGGCTATATGACTCGCGTTAGTAATAAACTACCGCACATAAACTATATAAATCAGGGGCATAATGGCTGGACAGCAAGTAGAATTGCAGAAAAAATAGACGATTTAGGAATTGAAAAAGCAGATGCTTACTCTGTTTTCTTGAGTACTAATGATTGGTGGGCTGGAAAACCTGTAGGCAGCATGGCAGACTATGAGAATAACACTGGTTTCAAAACCCTTTATGGCTCCTACCGTATTATAATTGACAAATTAAAAGAATTAAATCCTGCTGCACCTATAGTTTTGGTAAGTCCGTTTAAAAGAGTTGATTTTG
This sequence is a window from Arcticibacterium luteifluviistationis. Protein-coding genes within it:
- a CDS encoding SGNH/GDSL hydrolase family protein; this translates as MKTNFLLALLCLSFFSFSPKTIKWVAIGDSITYLNDHLDETGNRVSEGYMTRVSNKLPHINYINQGHNGWTASRIAEKIDDLGIEKADAYSVFLSTNDWWAGKPVGSMADYENNTGFKTLYGSYRIIIDKLKELNPAAPIVLVSPFKRVDFVYIADSKNNAFGSYKEKNGQNLEQFANAILDIAKHENLKIIDLYGHKAFNYENLVNFKRLKNTETGLYQNYSYPDYTNINFNADSDEYPYPLDAVNLTYDGLHPSDKGNELIAKEFIKIMKKY